DNA sequence from the Methylacidiphilum kamchatkense Kam1 genome:
TGCATTACCGTGGAACTCACAATATAAAATTAGAAAAATAATTCGCAAAGATTGTCTAATATTTTTTATTTTTTTCTTTCAAGCCCTTGCAAAGTGTTCAAAACCGAATTAAGAAAAGAATGTGAGAAATGATGTTATTCCTATCGAGGTTAAAGGGATTTTACCAAGTAGCCCTAATGGTTTTGCTATATTTTTAGGAAACGAAGAGAAGGTATTTGTTATAAACGTTGATAGCTATGTTGGCCGGGCAATTGCCATGGCGATTAGAGGAGAAAGAAACGAAAGGCCTCTAACGCATGAACTCATGGCCATGATTTTTGACTCCCTTTCCATAAATGTCGAAAGGGTCGTTATTAACGAATTAAGGAGTAATACCTATTTTGCTCGACTCCTTTTGCGTGCCGAAAATGAGGTCCATAAAAAAATCATTGAAATCGATGCCAGACCCAGTGATTGCTTGACCTTAGCATTGCAGTATAAATGTCCAATTTATGTTGCCGAAGATGTTTGGGAAGAAGTCGAGGATATGTCAGAACTTCTTGAAAAGATGAGAGAAGTCCAAAGAAAACAGCAACAGGAACCTCCTGAAGAACCTCCCCTCTTCGGTGAAGAATCTAAATAAGAAAACGGGTTGTTCTTTAGAGAATTCCTTGCGATGCAATCTACCGAAGTGATCCATTGCTTCAGCTAACAGCGGCGCAAAGGAAAAGGGGTGGCTCTTGCCTTTGGCCTTGAGCTCCCAACCTTTTCAGAATGGTTTTTTATTTTGGCTTATTTTTTGCTTTCCCTATCCCTTTCATCAAGCCATAGGCTAAGCACAAGCTAAGGATGCTACAGAAACTATAGAATGGGGAAATTTCTAACCAGGGTTTTATAAGGAGTTCTATTCCCATTAGGACCAACAACAGGGCAGAGAGGGTATTAAAAGAAACAAAGGTTTTGGCGGTTCGCTCTACTAAAAAGTAGAGGGATCGCAAACCAAAAACCCCACAAATATTACCACTGATAAGGAGGAGAGGATCAGTGGTAATAGCAAAGGAAGCAGGAACGGAGTCTAAAGCAAAGAGGATATCGGTGGTTTCAATCGCAAGGAAGGTGAGTGCAAGAGAACCAAAACCTATCCTTGCTCCCTCTTTGAAAAGAAATTTGGTTTTTTCAGCTGGCTCATAGACAAAAGGCCCAAAGAAAATTTTTTTATCGTAACCAAGGAGCCGAGGCGGCTTATCTTTTTGAGGTCGAGCTAGTCGGTAGGCTGCAAAAAAAAGAAAAAGCCCAAAAAGAGGAAAGATCACAGACCATCTACTGGCAACAAAAAGACCAAAGACAATGAGCAGGATACGAAGAAAGATCGCTGAAAAGATACCGAGGCTAAGCAGTTTGTGGCGAAAGGATTCAGCGGTTTGCGAAAATTCGAAAATGACATGAAAAAGGATTAAATTATCGATGCTAAGGAGATATTCAATCCAAAATACCGCAAAAAAACCAAAAGCCTTGTCAACCCCCTTGATGATGCCAAGCCATAATCCAAGAAAGAGACTGAAAAGAACCCACAGCAGTGAGTATAGCGTACTTTCCCGTAGGGACCCAGTCGAAAGAAAGGAACCAAAAATTTGAGAAATAATTCCTAAGAGCAGTAAAGAGAAAAAAAGAATATAAAAGAGATCCACAAGCAAACATTTAACCTACATCACCGTTTGTTGATTAAAAAAGGAATTCTGGTATTTTTGCCCAGGAAGCTAAGCAAAGTAGTCTTTTCAATGCCCCATGCTTTTTTTCCTTTCATACACAGTAAAGAAAATTACTAACGCATTCTTCTAACAGTTGACAGGGAAAAGACAAAGCGAAAAATTATAAGGCGCAGTCAAAATGCTAGCTCAAGCAGAAATAAAAACAATAGGCAGGGACCTAGTAATTTTCTCCCTCTACGGATCGACTCTATCAACATGAAAAAGAACGTGGCTGTTTTTTTGATTTTGCTTGTGGAAAGCCTTTTCCTTCTGTACAAGAACCCATCCTGTAGGTCCAAAGATCGGCTTTTTAGATAAGAGGGTGAGGATATGATTGAAGTTTTTGATCCTTCCATAATGCAAAGCTTAGCTTCAAAGTGGAGAAAAGAGGGCCAGCCTCTTTGTCTTGTCCCGACTATGGGGGCTTTGCATAATGGGCATATTGCTTTGATTCAAGAAGCTAAGAAACAAGCAGGGCTAACTATTGTAAGTATTTATGTCAATCCCACGCAATTTGCTCCTACCGAAGACTTCGGCATCTACCCAAGAAATTATCCCATGGATAGGCAAATTTGTGCCGAGAATGGGGTAGATGTTCTCTTTGCCCCAAAAGAACTCTATTACGAGGATCATTCCAGCTGGGTAGTCGAAGAAGATATTTCCAAAGGCCGTTGCAGCAAAACAAGGCCAGGCCATTTTAGGGGGGTTGCCACAGTACTCATGAAGCTTTTTTGGCTGATCCAACCCACTAAAGCTATTTTCGGATGGAAGGATGCCCAACAACTCGAACTGGTGCGCCGAATAGTAAGGGATTTTTATATCCCAATAGAAATTATTGGTGTTGAAACAGTGAGAGAAGAAAGTGGGTTAGCCTGTAGTTCAAGGAATGCCTATCTGACTGAAGAGCAGAAAAAGATCGCTTCCCTTTTCTCAAGGATATTAAAAGAAGCATCCATGATGGCTGAGCCAGAGGCTTGGGCACGGAGGGAACTGGAGAAAATTTCTTGTTTTAAAGTCGATTATGTGGAAAAAGTAAACGGGCGATTGTGCGGAGCCATTTGGATAGATAAAATAAGATTGATAGATAATTTCCCATGCGCACGCTAAGCAAACTATTCTTTTTCTTTCTCTTTTTAGGTCTTCCCTTTACCAAAGCCCAACAGTGGCATCTATCGACTTTTGGTAAAAGCCAGTATGTGCCCTTAGAAGATTTCTGTCGCTTTTATCATTTCCCTGAGTTGCCTTATAGCCCAGCGACAGAAGTCCATCTTTCGAATGGGTCGGTGACCTTGGATTTTAAACCAAACTCTTCGGTTGTTTTTATTGATGGCGTTAAGCATTGGCTTTCTTTCCCTATTATTGCCAGGGGAGCCGAAATATGGATTTCTAGAACGGACCTATCTTGCTTGTTTGATCCAATTTTGCGGCCAGAAAGGATTCCTCAGAATCGACTCTATCGTGGGGTTGTCATTGATCCAGGGCATGGAGGATCGGATAAGGGGGCGACTTCCAGAAGGGGGACAGAAAAAAATTATGCGCTAGATACGGCCCGGAGGCTTGCGGCAATTTTGAAAGCTAGAGGAATTCCAGTGGTCATGACGCGCAATGAGGATGTTTTTGTTCCTCTCGATCAGAGGGTGCGGATGGCTGCCTATTATCCTGATTATATTTTCATAAGCATTCATTATAATCAGGCTTACGGTGGGGGCCACGGTCTGGAAACCTACGCGCTTTCTCCTCGTGGCTCACCCTCTACGAATAGCGGCAGGCTCTATCTGACCGATTATATCGCAAGTCCTGGTAATCAAACTGACCCACTCAATATCCTCTTAGCGCATGATATTCACAGTCAGATCATCCGACTGCACCCTGCAGATCCAGATATGGACAGAGGACTCAAGAGAGCAAGGTTTAAGGTGCTTAGAGAAAATGTGCTGCCCAGCGTGTTGGTCGAAGGCGGGTTTCTCTCTAATGCTATTGAGTCCTCATTAGTTGATCATGCTATTTACCGACAAAAATTAGCTGAAGCGATCGCTCGGGGCGTGCTATTGTTTTTCGATCAGATCCATTCGCAAGGAAAGAAGGGACGACCTAACACCTTGGCGTCGGATGGTTCGGGCCCTTAATGAGCATGTATTGCTGAGAGCTTTTCTGATAAACCGATGACAAGTTCCTATTGGAAAAATAAATAAGAAAAACTTATATTTTATTGATTTTGGAAACACCCATGCGTCATTCCTTCTTAAGCAAGCTACTGGGAAAATTTGAAAGAGTGGGACCGCATGAGATTCAGAATGTCTTCCTGCGGTTGGTTAAGGAAAAGGGTTTTCTGGAAGCTATCTTTAATTCTCTACAAGAAGGGATAGTTGTTTTGGATAATCGGGGAAAAATCCAGTATGCCAATATGGCTCTTCAGCGGCTATTTGGCGTTAATCCTGAAGAAGTGGTTGGCAAAGAAATAAAACAGTGTGTGCCGCTAATCGATTGGCCTGAGCTGATTGCTTTGGAAAAGATGGTCAGTCGAGATTTTCAGGTTTTTTATCCAGAACCGCGGTATCTGAACCTCTCGTTAATCCCTCTTGAAGAAATGGGGAATAAGAATGCGGCTTTTATAGCCATTTTTTATGACATTACGGCAACTCGGGAGAAGACCCTGGAGGTTATAGAAACTGAAAAACTTAATCTTTTAACTATGCTTGCTGCCGGTGTTGCTCACGAATTGGGTAATCCCATCAATGCCTTAAGCATTCATTTTCAGTTGCTCGAAAAAAGGTTCAAAAAGCTTCTTCAGAAAAACGAGGAGAAAGGTGATAAGGAAATAGAAAGTTCTTTTTCAGCTATTCGTTCAGAACTACGCAGGTTGGATGGGATTATCAACCAGTTTTTGAAGGCGATCCGGCCTTCTCCTCCCAAATTGCGGCTTCTTTCTGTTAATCAGGTGCTTAAACAGACCGTGGAATTTCTTTCTCCTGAATTTCAAAACTTGGATATTATACTGGAAATGAACCTTGACCGTGGCCTCCCTCTGCTACGGGCGGATAAAAACCAGCTTAAACAGGCTTTTTATAATATCCTTAAAAATAGTATAGAAGCGGTTGGTAAAAACGGCATCATTAAAATCAGCACTCACTATGACGACTCCTTTCTTACGATCTCCTTCCAGGATAATGGCGGAGGAATTCCTCAGGAAGCAATGAGTCAGGTGTTTAAGCCTTATTTTACAACGAAAGCTTCCGGAACAGGTTTAGGACTACTCATTGTTCGAAGGATTATTCGGGATCATGGCGGTGAAGTTCAAATAGAAAGCGAAAATGGAAAAGGAACAACTGTAAAAATTCTCTTGCCTCGGGCAGAGCGGCTAATCAGGTTGTTACCAATGGCCCAAGAAAAAAGTTAACCAAACGCTGTAGCATGGACATTGATTATCCAAAACTATTGATTGTTGAGGATGAAAAAAGAACGCGTTCGGGCCTAGTCATGGCCTTGGCTGAGGACTATGAAGTGTATGAGGCTTCGGATGTCCTTACCGCCATCAATATTTTGGATAACGAGCCTATTGATATTGTTTTGGCAGATATACGGCTTGGGAAAGAATCGGGGTTTGATATTCTCTCAAAGATGAAGGCACTTTCAGTCCCGCCCCTTTGTATCTTTATGACCGCTTATGGATCGGTGGAAAACGCCGTGGAAGCGATTAAAAAAGGAGCCTACGATTACATTACTAAGCCTGTGGATTTAGAAAAACTAGAAATAGTACTAAAAAGAGCCTACCGGTCAAGAAAAGTGGAAGTGGAGAACCTACAGTTAAAACGCCAGCTCAACTTGAAATATGGCCTGGAGAAAATGATAGGCTCCTCTCAGGTAATGAAGGAGGTTTTCGAAAAAATCAAACAAGTGGCTTTAAGTAAGGCAACCGTATTGATCGAAGGGGAAAGTGGAACAGGCAAGGAACTGGCTGCTCACGCGATCCATCAACTTAGTCCAAGGAGAAATTTCCCCTTTGTGGTCGTGCATTGTGCAGCGCTTTCCCCACAGCTTTTGGAAAGTGAGCTTTTTGGCCATGAAAAGGGCGCTTTTACAGGAGCCATTGAAAGAAGGATTGGTAGATTCGAAGAGGCATGTCGAGGGACTATTTTTCTAGATGAAATTGGGGAAATTGATCTGCCCACGCAAGTCAAGTTGCTTCGAGCCTTAGGAGAAAAATCGATCCAGAGGGTCGGAAGCAATAAAATAATTCCGGTAGACGTTAGAGTGATTGCAGCAACTAATCGGAACTTAGAAAAGATGGTAGAAGAAGGGAAATTCCGAGAAGACCTTTTCTTTCGGCTCAATGTGGTGCGGATTACTATGCCCCCATTAAGAGAAAGAAAAGAGGATATTCCTTTGCTGATTCAAGCCTTTCTTGAGGAATTTGCTGCAGAAAATGGGAAGAAAATCGATGGCTTGAGTCCAGAGGCTCAAAAGATCCTTTTGGAATATGATTGGCCAGGGAACGTTCGTGAGTTGAGAATGGCTATAGAACATGGCGTAGTACTCTGTCAGGGAAAAAAGATTTATCCTAAAGATCTGCCCGAAAGAGTCAGGGCGGTCAAAGCCTCAACGACTGGTAGCTTCAGTACAGAAAATGCCGACTGTTTTAATTTGAAAGAAGCTGAAAAACGGCTCATTCTTGATGCGCTCAAATTCTGTCATGGGAAAAAGACGCATGCCGCAAAAAAACTTGGGATCAGTCGAAAAACCCTTCAAAGAAAAATGAAACAGTTCCAGCTTCTTGATTTTGATAGTCATAATGCCTAAAGTCTCTTAGGGGGGGAGGTTTCAGGAAAGATCTAAAAGCAGATGGGAAAAGGAAAAGAAGGCTAGCAAAAACTCCAGAAGAAGTGGCTCTCTAAGTTATTACCGAAGTAAGCTATTTCGAAGAGGAGGAATGCCTGTAGGTTTCTTACTGCTTTTCATTGAATCTATTGGTAAAATCTGACGCTATTGCTTCTATAAGTTCTTGCCGATTTTTTAAACTCTGTTGCCATGGAAAAAGTCTATGTGCTCTTTGTCTCTTTTTTTTCCTTCATTCTATTTGCCTATCCTACTATTGGAAAAGCTATAGAAAATGAAAATGCTTCTTCTATAGGTGAAAAAAAGAAACGACGCAGCAAACAGAAGCGCCAACAGTCCATCAGCTAGAAAAAATTCTTGAACAAGAAGGTATAGCCCTGCCTCCTCCAAAACCAGCCATCAAGCTTAGTGGCTATGTGGATGCAAGTTACGATTACAATTTTTTCAATGCTCCAGCTTTTGGTTCTCTGCCCCGTTTTGCTTCTCAAACTATTAATGGGAAACCTACCTTCGGACCAGCCGTTCCTGTAGCTCCTCTGCGGTATGCTGACGATGGGATTCCAGGAGGCGGATTTAATCTTAATCAGCTTAAAGTGGTATTAGAAAGAGAGCTGTCGAAAGAAAATAAACTCGATGGTGCCTTTAGGTTTGATTTGATGCTTGGACAGGATGCGGGGCTTGGTGTGCCTGATGCCGTTGAAGGTTTAGGGACAGCTAATTCCACGACTTTTGGTCTTAACACAAGCACGATATTTGTCGAGCAAGCGTATGTGGCCTTCCAGATTCCAGCCGGAGAGAATCATCGGGTGGAAATCCATTTAGGCAAATTTGAAGCCCCTATAGGATTTGAAGTCCTGGAAAGGCCCGGTAACCTGAATTTTTCCTACGGCCTTTTTTTTAACAATGTCGAGCCCTTCGTTCTTGTCGGTAGCCAAATCTATTATGTAATTAATTCTTCCTGGAGAGTGAGAGGAGGCCTGGTGGATGGTGGCTTTAATACTTCACGTGGCGGGTATCCCTATTTTGGATTTTTAGACAATATGGTAAACCAACTGCCGACCTATTTAGTCACTTTCAACCTTGATTATGAGTCAGCTAATAAAAAGCTATTGAATACGTTCGCTCTTCTTTACGGATTTAATGGAACCAATCCTCCTGGGTTTGGTACATCCCCTTCGGCCGCTTTAGCTTATCCAGGGGCTTATGCCAACGGGGATATTATTCCTGGTCCTTATAACAATAATGGGACCTATATGGAACTTAACGATTTTGGATCCTGGATTCCCTCCTTTGTCCCTGGAGATAAGCTGATGTTCAGCTTCGAGTTGGTAGGCGGGTTTTATAACCATGCCGTGGCGCCTAGTGGGATCACTGCCCTAGGCTTGTCACAACAACAACTCCTTGGGATATTCCCTCCCTTCCCTTTTTCTTTAGGTTACGATGGACCGACTAATTGGTTTGGGGTCGGGTTATACCAGGTTTATAAGTTCAATAATTATTTTAGCCTGAATTTGAGAGAACAGTACCTACAGGCAAGTTGGAATTCCTATTTGGAAGGGTTCATATTCCCAGCGAACATTTGGGAAACTACGCTGACTCTCCGGTTCGATATCGCGGATAATCTGATGATTCGGATGGAAGGCAGAACGGATTTTGGGAACCATGTGCTTGATTATTACCAACCGAATTTGCTTGTTAACCCCCAGCAAATCGGTTTGAAAGGAAATGGATTAGTAGGTTCTTCTTCTGGTCCCATTGTTTTTGGAGCCATTGAAGTCGTTTTTACTTATTAATCATTTTTTTATTCCAACCTATCCCTTGTATTGCCTTCTTTTTGACTCCTGGAGTTGGGTTTTTGAGTCCTCCTCAATCTCTATTTCTTTTATAAAGAATGGCATAAAAGTTGCTTTATGCACAAGAGCCAAAAAAAGTTTTCTCTCAAGAATGATTAGGGGAAAGGAGGGGGGGAGACTGAGAGAAGATCTTTGTTGGTCAATAACACGGAAATAGGAGGCAACAGGTGTTTAGAAGAACGATTAGTCAGCTGGGTTATGCATTTTTAGTCTTTCTTGTAGTAAGTCTTTATCCAGCTTTTAGCCAGGATGAAGGGTCCCCTCCAGCGCATCCTAAAAAGAAACATTCTAAAAAAGCAGTTGAGGGCGATGAGTCGAGTGTTGTGGAAGAGAAGAACAAGCAGATAGAGGAGCTAACCAAGAAGCTAGAGGATCAAGGGATACCGGTTCAAGCGAACACCAAGGGGATAGTGCTGAGTGGGTATGTGGATGCTAGCTATACCTATAATTTTATCAACGCTCCGGCTTTCAATAGAGTGCCTGGATTTGTTCCTCCGCCGGGTTACGTAGGGCCGACCAACGCGGCTGGTTTTGCTCAGGGCTATCCGGCGATTCCAGGTCGAGAGCCTGTGGATGCGATTCCTGGGGGAGGCTTTAACATGAACGCCTTTAAGCTAGCCTTGGAGAAGCCATTGACCGAAGAGAACCGGTGGCAGGCAGGCTTTCGGGCAGATCTTATAGTGGGGCAGGATGCGGTCGTAGGGGCACCGGATGCGATCACTGGCTTAGGGATTCCTTCTAGTTCCTGGTATTCGTTCAACACGTCGAGTTTTTGGTTAGAGCAAGCTTACGTGATTTTTCGGGCACCTATCGGCAATGGGTTGGACATCAAGATAGGGAAGTTTGTGGATCCGGCTGGCTACGAGGTAGTGGAGCGGCCAGTGAACCTGGATTTTACTTATGGGCTTTTGTTTGCGAATCTTTTGCCGACCACTCTTACAGGGCTACAAGCGATCTACCGGTGGGATGACCAATGGACGAGCCGTTTTGGGATAGCCGATGGGGGCTTTAACGTGTCGAGAGGGGGGATGGAATATTTTGGCTACATCAACAACATGATCGACAACAGCGATGCCTATTTATTGTTTTTGAATAGCCAATGGGAGGCCAAAGGGAAGAATGCGACGATCAGCGGCACTCTAATGTATGGGTTTAATGGGGTCAATCCGCCGGGCTTTGGAGCCTCTCCGATCAATGGGGTAGCGCAGCCTTATGGGATAGCGCAGGGGATAAGGGCAGAAGGCCCATTCAACCAGAACAATGCGTTTTTACTGGGGGATGTATGGGGATCGTGGGCTCCGAAGTTTGCTCGGGACAGGCTTCTGTTGGGCTTTGAATTTACAGGGGGATTTTACAACAACAACGTGACGGTGGTTCCTGGAGCCATTAGTGGGCTACCTGTCGATTTATCGAGTGGGCCTTCGAACTGGTATGGAGCTGCCATTCACATGAAATACCAAATTACGGATATTATTAGCATTGCCCAGCGAGCGGACTGGGTGGAATCAGGATGGAATTCTATTCTGGCTGGGCACAATGCTCCCACCGACATTTGGGCCTACACGGCAACGCTTGCGTTTGATCTAGCGGATAATTTTATGATCCGGCTTGAGTACAGGATGGATTGGGGCAAAGGGGTGCTTGGCTACTACGGCTTTCCTTTCCAAAACCCAACGGGCAGTCCGACAGCCCTCCTAGGAACCTCTAATGGACCTGTCTACTTCGTAGGCTTGGAATTTGTCTATAGCTTCTAAGCAGGCGTTAAAGAACAAAAAGCTAGGCGAAGGAAAAAAAACAATGAAGATCAACAAAAAAGCGGTTGGACTATGGCTATTCTGCCTCTTTTTAGGGAGTTTTCCGGTTTGTTATGCTGGGGAAGTTGAAGGAGAAGGAGAAAGTGGAGAGCCTGCAACTTCGCAGAGTTTGGAACTTAATGATTCGAAGGCTATTAGCTCTTCTAAAGAGGTTGAAACTCTAAAGAAAATCCTTGAAGAAGAAGGCATGGCTGCTGTCCAGG
Encoded proteins:
- a CDS encoding sigma-54-dependent transcriptional regulator: MDIDYPKLLIVEDEKRTRSGLVMALAEDYEVYEASDVLTAINILDNEPIDIVLADIRLGKESGFDILSKMKALSVPPLCIFMTAYGSVENAVEAIKKGAYDYITKPVDLEKLEIVLKRAYRSRKVEVENLQLKRQLNLKYGLEKMIGSSQVMKEVFEKIKQVALSKATVLIEGESGTGKELAAHAIHQLSPRRNFPFVVVHCAALSPQLLESELFGHEKGAFTGAIERRIGRFEEACRGTIFLDEIGEIDLPTQVKLLRALGEKSIQRVGSNKIIPVDVRVIAATNRNLEKMVEEGKFREDLFFRLNVVRITMPPLRERKEDIPLLIQAFLEEFAAENGKKIDGLSPEAQKILLEYDWPGNVRELRMAIEHGVVLCQGKKIYPKDLPERVRAVKASTTGSFSTENADCFNLKEAEKRLILDALKFCHGKKTHAAKKLGISRKTLQRKMKQFQLLDFDSHNA
- a CDS encoding TerC family protein; the protein is MDLFYILFFSLLLLGIISQIFGSFLSTGSLRESTLYSLLWVLFSLFLGLWLGIIKGVDKAFGFFAVFWIEYLLSIDNLILFHVIFEFSQTAESFRHKLLSLGIFSAIFLRILLIVFGLFVASRWSVIFPLFGLFLFFAAYRLARPQKDKPPRLLGYDKKIFFGPFVYEPAEKTKFLFKEGARIGFGSLALTFLAIETTDILFALDSVPASFAITTDPLLLISGNICGVFGLRSLYFLVERTAKTFVSFNTLSALLLVLMGIELLIKPWLEISPFYSFCSILSLCLAYGLMKGIGKAKNKPK
- a CDS encoding N-acetylmuramoyl-L-alanine amidase family protein, translated to MRTLSKLFFFFLFLGLPFTKAQQWHLSTFGKSQYVPLEDFCRFYHFPELPYSPATEVHLSNGSVTLDFKPNSSVVFIDGVKHWLSFPIIARGAEIWISRTDLSCLFDPILRPERIPQNRLYRGVVIDPGHGGSDKGATSRRGTEKNYALDTARRLAAILKARGIPVVMTRNEDVFVPLDQRVRMAAYYPDYIFISIHYNQAYGGGHGLETYALSPRGSPSTNSGRLYLTDYIASPGNQTDPLNILLAHDIHSQIIRLHPADPDMDRGLKRARFKVLRENVLPSVLVEGGFLSNAIESSLVDHAIYRQKLAEAIARGVLLFFDQIHSQGKKGRPNTLASDGSGP
- a CDS encoding two-component system sensor histidine kinase NtrB yields the protein MILETPMRHSFLSKLLGKFERVGPHEIQNVFLRLVKEKGFLEAIFNSLQEGIVVLDNRGKIQYANMALQRLFGVNPEEVVGKEIKQCVPLIDWPELIALEKMVSRDFQVFYPEPRYLNLSLIPLEEMGNKNAAFIAIFYDITATREKTLEVIETEKLNLLTMLAAGVAHELGNPINALSIHFQLLEKRFKKLLQKNEEKGDKEIESSFSAIRSELRRLDGIINQFLKAIRPSPPKLRLLSVNQVLKQTVEFLSPEFQNLDIILEMNLDRGLPLLRADKNQLKQAFYNILKNSIEAVGKNGIIKISTHYDDSFLTISFQDNGGGIPQEAMSQVFKPYFTTKASGTGLGLLIVRRIIRDHGGEVQIESENGKGTTVKILLPRAERLIRLLPMAQEKS
- a CDS encoding outer membrane beta-barrel protein: MDASYDYNFFNAPAFGSLPRFASQTINGKPTFGPAVPVAPLRYADDGIPGGGFNLNQLKVVLERELSKENKLDGAFRFDLMLGQDAGLGVPDAVEGLGTANSTTFGLNTSTIFVEQAYVAFQIPAGENHRVEIHLGKFEAPIGFEVLERPGNLNFSYGLFFNNVEPFVLVGSQIYYVINSSWRVRGGLVDGGFNTSRGGYPYFGFLDNMVNQLPTYLVTFNLDYESANKKLLNTFALLYGFNGTNPPGFGTSPSAALAYPGAYANGDIIPGPYNNNGTYMELNDFGSWIPSFVPGDKLMFSFELVGGFYNHAVAPSGITALGLSQQQLLGIFPPFPFSLGYDGPTNWFGVGLYQVYKFNNYFSLNLREQYLQASWNSYLEGFIFPANIWETTLTLRFDIADNLMIRMEGRTDFGNHVLDYYQPNLLVNPQQIGLKGNGLVGSSSGPIVFGAIEVVFTY
- a CDS encoding outer membrane beta-barrel protein — its product is MFRRTISQLGYAFLVFLVVSLYPAFSQDEGSPPAHPKKKHSKKAVEGDESSVVEEKNKQIEELTKKLEDQGIPVQANTKGIVLSGYVDASYTYNFINAPAFNRVPGFVPPPGYVGPTNAAGFAQGYPAIPGREPVDAIPGGGFNMNAFKLALEKPLTEENRWQAGFRADLIVGQDAVVGAPDAITGLGIPSSSWYSFNTSSFWLEQAYVIFRAPIGNGLDIKIGKFVDPAGYEVVERPVNLDFTYGLLFANLLPTTLTGLQAIYRWDDQWTSRFGIADGGFNVSRGGMEYFGYINNMIDNSDAYLLFLNSQWEAKGKNATISGTLMYGFNGVNPPGFGASPINGVAQPYGIAQGIRAEGPFNQNNAFLLGDVWGSWAPKFARDRLLLGFEFTGGFYNNNVTVVPGAISGLPVDLSSGPSNWYGAAIHMKYQITDIISIAQRADWVESGWNSILAGHNAPTDIWAYTATLAFDLADNFMIRLEYRMDWGKGVLGYYGFPFQNPTGSPTALLGTSNGPVYFVGLEFVYSF
- a CDS encoding bifunctional nuclease family protein; the encoded protein is MRNDVIPIEVKGILPSSPNGFAIFLGNEEKVFVINVDSYVGRAIAMAIRGERNERPLTHELMAMIFDSLSINVERVVINELRSNTYFARLLLRAENEVHKKIIEIDARPSDCLTLALQYKCPIYVAEDVWEEVEDMSELLEKMREVQRKQQQEPPEEPPLFGEESK
- the panC gene encoding pantoate--beta-alanine ligase — translated: MIEVFDPSIMQSLASKWRKEGQPLCLVPTMGALHNGHIALIQEAKKQAGLTIVSIYVNPTQFAPTEDFGIYPRNYPMDRQICAENGVDVLFAPKELYYEDHSSWVVEEDISKGRCSKTRPGHFRGVATVLMKLFWLIQPTKAIFGWKDAQQLELVRRIVRDFYIPIEIIGVETVREESGLACSSRNAYLTEEQKKIASLFSRILKEASMMAEPEAWARRELEKISCFKVDYVEKVNGRLCGAIWIDKIRLIDNFPCAR